From Cellulomonas oligotrophica, a single genomic window includes:
- the smc gene encoding chromosome segregation protein SMC: MHLKTLTLRGFKSFASATTLSFEPGITCVVGPNGSGKSNVVDALAWVMGEQGAKSLRGGKMEDVIFAGTSGRPPLGRAEVSLTIDNTDGALPIEYSEVTISRTLFRNGGSEYAINGQGCRLLDIQDLLSDSGLGREMHVIVGQGQLDAVLRATPEERRGFVEEAAGVLKHRKRKEKALRKLDAMQGNLTRLGDLTTEIRRQLGPLGRQAEVARKAAVVQTDLRDARARLLADDLAQLMAALEQEIADESALRVRREQVEADLAGARARLAGLEQAAAEAAPAVSEASEVWYRLSSLRERLRGTASLAADRVRLLGSAAAERTSGQEPRDLEAQAERVRRAEAELAAEVEVARAAVTAATTARQDAETAAQGAERALADLQRTAADRREGVARLAGQVAARRSRVEATEGEIGRLREQLAAAQERAQDATTRFAALESQVAGVEEGEEGLDAEHEAAAEQLDAATASVQDLQDRLRAAERERDQQASRVETLELSLTRKDGAGALLAADGLPGTVGSVAALLQVDTRDEDAVVAALGALADAVAVESVDAAVDAIRYLRTEDAGRATLLVASGAGASDVPLPPGVDRAVDLVQAPPSVRDAVHALLADVVVVDDLAAARPLVAAHPRLVVATRTGDVLSQVRASGGSATAPSALHLQAALETARETGAAAGAEAERLRFALAAAQEARTAAVARVEAALDRLHESDAALAAVAEQLGQLGSAARAAGAEAERVERSLETAGRALAEDHAALAELAARLAAVQEQPEDSEAAIAQATARRDEAATGATTARARETEARLTLRTAEERARALSGRAESLERAAAAERAARERAAARERARARQASVAGAVHAAAVQVVALLDVALRQASDERDAAEAARAERDRDLTAVRGQVDALARDLAELTDVAHRDEMARTQQRLRIEQLEQRAVEDLGVDPAMLLEEYGPDRPVPLVPPPADEDAPRAVPYVRAEQEKRLKAAERALSQLGRVNPLALEEFAALEERHRFLVDQLADLKKSRTDLLQIVKDIDERVEQVFSEAYRDTAAAFDVVFPRLFPGGEGRLVLTDPENMLTTGIEVEARPAGKKVKRLSLLSGGERSLTAVALLVAIFKARPSPFYVMDEVEAALDDANLGRLLEIFRELQDDSQLIVVTHQKRTMEIADALYGVTMRGDGVTTVISQRLREDAAV, encoded by the coding sequence GTGCACCTCAAGACGCTCACGCTGCGCGGGTTCAAGTCGTTCGCGTCGGCGACGACGCTGAGCTTCGAGCCCGGCATCACCTGCGTCGTCGGCCCGAACGGCTCGGGCAAGTCCAACGTGGTCGACGCGCTGGCGTGGGTGATGGGGGAGCAGGGCGCCAAGTCGCTGCGCGGCGGCAAGATGGAGGACGTCATCTTCGCCGGCACGTCCGGCCGCCCGCCGCTGGGCCGTGCCGAGGTGTCGCTGACGATCGACAACACCGACGGTGCGCTGCCGATCGAGTACTCCGAGGTCACGATCTCCCGGACGCTGTTCCGCAACGGCGGCTCGGAGTACGCGATCAACGGGCAGGGCTGCCGGCTGCTCGACATCCAGGACCTGCTGTCCGACTCGGGCCTGGGCCGCGAGATGCACGTGATCGTCGGGCAGGGGCAGCTCGACGCGGTGCTGCGCGCGACGCCGGAGGAGCGGCGCGGCTTCGTCGAGGAGGCCGCGGGCGTCCTCAAGCACCGCAAGCGCAAGGAGAAGGCGCTGCGCAAGCTCGACGCGATGCAGGGCAACCTCACGCGACTGGGCGACCTGACCACGGAGATCCGCCGCCAGCTCGGGCCGCTGGGCCGGCAGGCCGAGGTCGCGCGCAAGGCGGCCGTCGTGCAGACCGACCTGCGGGACGCCCGCGCGCGGCTCCTCGCCGACGACCTGGCCCAGCTCATGGCCGCCCTGGAGCAGGAGATCGCCGACGAGTCCGCGCTGCGCGTGCGCCGCGAGCAGGTCGAGGCCGACCTCGCCGGGGCCCGGGCGCGGCTGGCGGGTCTGGAGCAGGCGGCGGCGGAGGCTGCGCCGGCCGTGAGCGAGGCCTCGGAGGTCTGGTACCGGCTGTCGTCGCTGCGCGAGCGGCTGCGCGGCACCGCGTCGCTGGCGGCGGACCGGGTGCGGCTGCTCGGCTCGGCCGCGGCCGAGCGCACGTCCGGCCAGGAGCCGCGCGACCTCGAGGCGCAGGCCGAGCGGGTGCGCAGGGCGGAGGCCGAGCTCGCGGCCGAGGTCGAGGTCGCCCGGGCCGCGGTGACGGCCGCGACGACCGCGCGCCAGGACGCCGAGACGGCCGCGCAGGGCGCCGAGCGGGCCCTGGCCGACCTGCAGCGCACCGCCGCCGACCGTCGGGAGGGCGTCGCCCGTCTCGCGGGGCAGGTCGCCGCGCGCCGCAGCCGCGTCGAGGCCACCGAGGGCGAGATCGGTCGCCTGCGCGAGCAGCTGGCCGCCGCGCAGGAGCGCGCGCAGGACGCGACCACCCGGTTCGCCGCCCTCGAGTCCCAGGTGGCGGGCGTCGAGGAGGGCGAGGAGGGGCTCGACGCCGAGCACGAGGCCGCCGCCGAGCAGCTCGACGCCGCGACCGCGTCGGTGCAGGACCTGCAGGACCGGCTGCGCGCCGCCGAGCGTGAGCGCGACCAGCAGGCGTCCCGCGTCGAGACCCTCGAGCTGTCCCTGACCCGCAAGGACGGCGCGGGCGCGCTGCTCGCCGCCGACGGGCTGCCCGGCACGGTCGGCTCCGTCGCGGCGCTCCTGCAGGTCGACACCCGCGACGAGGACGCGGTGGTGGCGGCCCTCGGGGCGCTGGCCGACGCCGTGGCCGTGGAGTCCGTCGACGCCGCGGTGGACGCGATCCGGTACCTGCGCACGGAGGACGCGGGCCGGGCCACGCTGCTCGTCGCGAGCGGGGCCGGCGCGTCGGACGTGCCGCTGCCCCCGGGCGTCGACCGGGCCGTGGACCTCGTGCAGGCGCCGCCGTCCGTGCGCGACGCGGTGCACGCCCTGCTCGCCGACGTCGTGGTCGTCGACGACCTGGCCGCGGCCCGCCCGCTGGTGGCGGCGCACCCGCGGCTCGTCGTCGCCACCCGCACGGGTGACGTGCTGTCGCAGGTGCGGGCCTCGGGCGGGTCCGCGACGGCGCCGAGCGCCCTGCACCTGCAGGCCGCCCTGGAGACGGCGCGCGAGACCGGTGCGGCCGCGGGTGCCGAGGCCGAGCGGCTGCGGTTCGCGCTGGCCGCCGCGCAGGAGGCCCGCACCGCGGCCGTCGCCCGCGTCGAGGCCGCCCTGGACCGCCTGCACGAGTCCGACGCGGCGCTCGCCGCGGTCGCCGAGCAGCTCGGGCAGCTCGGCTCGGCGGCGCGCGCCGCCGGGGCGGAGGCCGAACGGGTCGAGCGCTCGCTCGAGACGGCCGGCCGCGCGCTCGCCGAGGACCACGCCGCGCTCGCGGAGCTGGCGGCGCGGCTGGCGGCGGTGCAGGAGCAGCCGGAGGACTCCGAGGCCGCGATAGCGCAGGCCACGGCCCGTCGGGACGAGGCGGCGACCGGGGCCACCACCGCCCGCGCCCGCGAGACGGAGGCCCGCCTGACGCTGCGCACGGCCGAGGAGCGGGCCCGCGCCCTGTCCGGCCGCGCCGAGAGCCTGGAGCGCGCGGCCGCGGCCGAGCGGGCCGCCCGGGAGCGCGCCGCGGCGCGCGAGCGGGCCCGGGCCCGGCAGGCGTCCGTCGCGGGGGCCGTGCACGCCGCGGCCGTGCAGGTCGTCGCGCTGCTCGACGTGGCGCTGCGGCAGGCGTCGGACGAGCGCGACGCCGCCGAGGCCGCACGGGCCGAGCGCGACCGGGACCTGACGGCCGTGCGTGGTCAGGTCGACGCGCTCGCGCGGGACCTGGCCGAGCTGACGGACGTCGCGCACCGCGACGAGATGGCCCGCACGCAGCAGCGGCTGCGCATCGAGCAGCTCGAGCAGCGCGCGGTCGAGGACCTCGGCGTCGACCCCGCGATGCTGCTCGAGGAGTACGGCCCCGACCGTCCGGTGCCGCTGGTGCCGCCGCCCGCCGACGAGGACGCGCCCCGGGCCGTCCCGTACGTGCGCGCGGAGCAGGAGAAGCGCCTGAAGGCCGCGGAACGGGCGCTGTCGCAGCTCGGCCGCGTCAACCCCCTCGCGCTGGAGGAGTTCGCGGCCCTGGAGGAGCGGCACCGCTTCCTCGTCGACCAGCTCGCCGACCTCAAGAAGTCCCGCACCGACCTGCTGCAGATCGTCAAGGACATCGACGAGCGGGTCGAGCAGGTGTTCAGCGAGGCGTACCGCGACACCGCCGCCGCGTTCGACGTGGTGTTCCCGCGGCTGTTCCCCGGCGGGGAGGGGCGTCTCGTGCTCACCGACCCCGAGAACATGCTGACCACGGGCA